The following proteins are encoded in a genomic region of Phycisphaerae bacterium:
- a CDS encoding sigma-70 family RNA polymerase sigma factor, with the protein MAAAEGSLIDKAICGHRDALTVLLEQYGPSMRQGLTGKIPPRWRSVLSEDDVMQQTYADAARYISRFRLVEADSFPRWLATLRNNNLRDAIEGLEGKIPVIPQGVGDDSLNTLIERLSGTTSTPSRCASREENEACLKRAIGQLPEAYARVVRMYDLEGRPIGEVAAALGRSQGAVFMLRARAHSRLQELMGSASDYFTTL; encoded by the coding sequence ATGGCAGCTGCCGAAGGATCGCTGATCGACAAGGCCATTTGCGGACACCGCGACGCGCTGACTGTTCTCTTGGAGCAATACGGCCCCTCGATGCGACAGGGGCTGACTGGCAAGATCCCCCCGCGATGGCGCTCCGTCCTCTCCGAGGATGACGTGATGCAGCAGACCTACGCGGATGCGGCGCGCTACATCTCACGGTTCAGGCTGGTGGAAGCAGACTCCTTCCCGCGCTGGCTGGCCACGTTGAGAAACAACAACCTGCGCGACGCCATTGAAGGGCTGGAGGGCAAGATCCCCGTGATCCCGCAGGGCGTGGGCGATGACTCGCTGAACACCCTGATCGAGAGGCTGAGCGGGACCACTTCGACGCCCAGCCGATGCGCAAGTCGTGAGGAGAACGAGGCTTGCCTCAAGCGCGCCATCGGGCAGCTGCCGGAGGCTTACGCCCGCGTGGTTCGGATGTACGACCTGGAAGGTCGGCCGATCGGCGAAGTGGCGGCCGCCCTGGGGCGAAGCCAGGGAGCGGTGTTCATGCTCCGTGCTCGTGCCCATTCACGGCTGCAGGAGCTCATGGGCTCGGCATCGGATTATTTCACCACGCTTTGA